The sequence below is a genomic window from Nostoc flagelliforme CCNUN1.
AGGCTGGAGTAGAAACAGTGAAATTTTCTAGTACATTTGTTGTCTGAAATTTTCCCAATGCCAAGTAAAGTGTTTTACCACAGCAAACAATCGCATAAACCCATTCTTGCCCTTGCCACTGAATACCGCAGCAATAGAGTGATAAATCAGAGGTTGAGAACAAGACTATTGCTAACAAAATTTTATTTTTTAATGCCTCACAATAATCATAACGGTCATTGCAGCGCAGAAATATAGATAAAGTCGAATTTATTTAGCAAAATGAGCTTTTACTTACTCAAAATGCCATTTAACTTACTCATTTCAGCCAGTAATAGGGTGTGTTGTCGTGCAGCGCAATGCACCTTACTAGAGGGATGCGATCGCACTACATGCAATCATGCTGCCTCAATGTCAGATTCCAATGTACCGAAGAGAGATTTCACAAAAGTTAGTGCTTCATTGTCATCCATTAGTAGTTTCCGTACAGCCCCCTCATACTGTTCGCGGTCTTGAAACCCAAGTTCTTGTGCGATTTTGGCTAGGGCAGGCGTTTCGCGAACCGGATATTGTGAGATGATTTCTGCCAAATTGCCAGCATCAAGTGCATCTTGTAACCTTTCACGCTCTGCTGTAACAAAACGAACCACATCAATAGAAACATTTATGGGTTGACCATCGGTAATTTGTTCTCTTCGAGGCAAATGCCGAAAAATTTCTTCACGAAGCGCCTTTTCAGCAGTTCGCTCACTCAAGCGTTGAACATGTGGTTGGACTGCCGTAATCGCAGCAGTTTTGGCATTAGCGAGGCAAGTAGGGGCGTCATCTCCTGTAACGACTGCATAGCGCTGTGCAACAAGGTGTTGAACGCGTGGATGGTAATAGATCGACTCGACAGAGAAGACCGAAAGGGCATATACACCCTTCTCTTTGAGCCGGTTAATGTCGGCTTCCGTTCGTCGATCGTTATCAACGATACCAAAAGCATGAAGCCAGTGAAGATCGCCAGCGTCCCGGATGCTGGAAACGGCATGTTCAACATCACGACAGCTCGATTTAGCAACGACGGAGACGTTTGGAAACACTAAACTGTAAAGTGGTTTATCAAGGCTTCGCTCAGTGCCTTCGATGAATAGGAGCTTTCTGCGTGCGCCAAGGATGTCCTTTTTGAGGTCATCATCGATCTCAGTTTCGAGGGGAACAAGATCCGCGTCCCAGCCACTGACGGAAGATCCAGCATAAGTGCAGCCTCGGATGAGCAATGTACGTGCGCCCGGATTAGCGAGGGGCAGCATCACGTCGTGCGTAGACACGATGAATGCACAATCATGGCGTATGGAGAACAAAAGTGTCAGAAGCGGTGAAATAATGGAGCGATGAAGGTGGCGCTCCGGCTCATCAATTAGTACCAATGTAGCGTTCTTAACGGTCAGTAGGTTTGCCGCAATTAACAAGGCATTACGTTCGCCGTCCGAAAGCTCCGCAATGCTGTAGGGAATGCCGTCACATTTGCTTGCAACTACCTGATCGCTCTCACTGACAGATATCTCAATAGGAATATTTGAAAGACGTAGAAGCTCATTGATGAGCTTGCTTTATAGGAGCATCTTTCTTTGAAAGAGTCTTTGCAAGTTCAATGTTGTTGCCATCGACTGCATCGGCAATTGATCGAGCACGCACGTTTTCGGCGTCAATGAGATCATAGATCGCAATGCTCGTGCGTTGTGTAGCGTAATCGTCTTTCCAGCGCGACTGTAGATTGGTGTCTATGCTTCTGATATTGGATTCATAGTTTTGCTTTTGCATGGGCGATAAATCCATCGCATTGGAAGAAAGCCAATTTTGGCGATGCGCCGATATCCATCGCGCATTAGCATGATGAGTAGTATATAACCGTTGCATCAAACTGGACTTGCCAGTACCGTTAGCACCAAGAATGAATAGGTTTTCTCCCACGCTGACAGTGAGATTGAGTGATTCGCCAGCAGAGCGAGGAATAGTCAAATCGAAGGTCACGGCGTGTTACCATTTAGACTTTTGTAATTATAGACAATATATGCAAAATAGGTAGGATGGCAGCGCCCCCTAAATACCTAACTAGTTTTATAATCTTTTACTGTATTCTGTTATACCCATTTTTTATTTGAGATTTTTAGAATGACTATAACTGATCACTGCATCAGGAAAATAGATAAAGCCGAATTTAGTTAGCAAAATGCCATTTGGCTTACTCAAAATGCCATTTGGCTTACTCATTTCGGTGTTTTCCGTAGGCAAAATGAGCTTTTACTTTCTCAAACCCCAGTTTGCTTTCTCATTTTGGTGTTTTCCGCAAGCAAAAGCAGCTTTTACTTTCTCAAACCCCAGTTTGCTTTCTCATTTTGGTGTTTTCCGCAAGCAAAAGCAGCTTTTACTTTCTCAAACCCCAGTTTGCTTTCTCATTTAAGTAGTTCGCGCAATCTGTTGTAATTATCCCTATGTAGCAAAAACTATTGCAGATTTGCCGGAATTCTCTCAGGCTGATCTATACGTAAATTATTTAAGGTAAATAATATTACTCATACTGTATTACAAGGTGTAGATCATGGCTCGTAGAAAAAGAACTTCCGTAGTGTTAGAAAAAGCAGTGCGCCGTGCGGCTGGCGTAAACTCAATTGATCCGAGTTTAGATTTAGGCAATGGACTTACCTTACCTGCTTTTTCAACCCTGATCGAGAAGATGCGATCTAAAGAAAATGCTTACAATAGTGCCCTTTCCAGTTTGGATAAGTTGTATCGGGAAATGCTGGAAACAGAAGACGAGTTGGGAGATATGACAGAGCACATGCTGATGGCAGTTGGGACTCGATATGGCAAAAGCAGTGTAGAGTATGGCATGGCGGGAGGAGTTCCTAAAAATCAGCGTCGTAAGGGACTACGAGGCGAACCGCCAACTTCCGGTACTGAGCAACCGTCATTTGTTGCCAGTGTAAAAGGCAAGAATGGAAAGACAACGGTAGCGACAAATTAGGATATGCGCTAGTACTCAAAATTTTGTCAAACCCAAATAATTGCGTAGGCGCAGCCCGTCGTAGACATCGCTGTTTTATCAAAATATTTATCCGTTAGTAGTCGCGCAGCACAACGCACCAATTAATCATCATGATGGTGCGTTGCACTTTGCGACAACGCACCCTACAGCTTAAGAAAAAATTTCAACAAAGGTTGAGTATGTGGGCATCTTGGGAACTATAGAAGCAAATCAAATTAGCATCAACTTGTAGTTTCCAATGAAAACTCACTATTCTAGTAAAGGTAAAGCGTTCCCATTACAGATTGTTCTTGTTGTTCCCTTCCTTATCCAAATTTTTGCAGCAGTAAGTTTAGTGGGTTATTTGTCCTTTAAAAATGGACAAAGAGCAGTTAACGACTTGGCAGAGCAGTTGATAGATCGCACCAGCGAGGTAGTGGATGAACATTTGAAGTCTCGTCTTTCCATTCCGCAAACCCTTAATCAGATTAACGCAGATGCTATCCGCAGGGGAATATTAGATGTGCGCGTAGGCGGAGCCAGCCGTAGGCATCGCAAAACCCTTGGCAAGTATTTCTGGGATCAGATGCAGGCGTATGACCTAACTTATATTGGTATCGGACTAACCACGGGTGAAGGGCTGGGTGCTGCTCGTTATGATGGCAAGACAATCACCATTGATGATTGGACTGCCAACCCTCCTAATAACACTACCAACTACGCCACGGATAACCAGGGTAATCGGACTCAAGTTAATAATCGTTTTACTTGGAACAATTTCAGCGAAGTTTGGTATACCCAATCCATAGCTGCTGGTAAACCCATCTGGGCAAAGATTTATACTGCAAATTTTCCAACAGGCCCCTATATTGCTGCCTCTGCCAGTCGTCCAATCTATAATGCACAAAATCGCTTGCTAGGAATGATTGCTACGGATATTCACTTGCTGAAACTCAGCGATTTTTTACGCACTTTAGATGTTAGTCAGTCTGGGCAGGTATTCCTTTTAGAGCGGGATGGCATGTTAGTCGCCAATTCTGGCACAGAGAAGCCCTTTACCCTTGTTAATCAAAAAGTTCAGAGATTGCGGGCGATCGAAAGCCCCAACCCAATGATACAGAACATTGCCAGACACCTCCAAACTTTCAACGGGTTTGAGTCCATTACCAAAGACACAGATTTTCAGCTTGAGGTGCAAGGAAAACGGCATTTTGTCAATGTTGCACCTTGGCGTGATAAGTATGGACTGGATTGGCTAGTAGTAGTAAGTGTGCCAGAAAACGCATTTATGGCGCAAATTAACGTCAACACGGGCATCACGATTGCGCTTTGTTTTAGTGCATTAGTTGTTGCTTCAGTAATGGGCGTATTTACCACCCATTGGATTGTACGCCCGATTCTGCGCCTGAATTGGGCAAGTGAGGCAATGGCATCTGGCAATTTAGATCAGACAGTAGGAACTAGCCGCATTCAAGAACTTAATACCCTAGCCAACTCTTTCAACCACATGGCAGGGCAACTGCACGAATCGTTTACTGCCCTAGAGAAAAGCAAGGAAGAACTAGAAGATCGGGTAGAAGAACGCACCACTGAACTCAAAAATGCATTAGAGGAATTGCAGCGCACTCAATCTCAAGTTATTCAAAGTGAAAAAATGTCTAGTCTGGGACAACTAGTTGCTGGAGTTGCACACGAAATTAATAATCCAGTCAACTTTATTCATGGCAACCTTACCCATGTGCAGGAATATACTCAGGATTTATTAGCACTTGTGCAGTTATATCAGCAGTATAATTCTAACCCTGCTTCGGAAATTCAAATTGCTGCCGAAGACATGGATTTAGAGTTTTTGCAAGAAGACTTGCCGAAAATGTTGTCTTCCATGAAAGTGGGCACTGATCGCATTCGCCAAATTGTACTATCGTTGCGAAACTTCTCCCGTATGGACGAAGCGGAATTTAAAAGGGTCGATATTCATGAGGGCATCGATAGTACCCTGATGATTTTGCAACATCGGCTCAAAGCTAAACCAGAACAACCTGAAATTGAAGTGATTAAAGACTATGGCAATGTACCCCTAATAGAATGCTATGCCGGACAACTCAACCAGGTGTTTATGAATATTTTAGTGAATGCGATTGATGCGTTAGAAGAAAGCAATGCCAAGTGTACTTATCAGGAGATTAACGACAATCCCAGTCAAATTAGGCTTCGCACATCGGTAGTTAATTCAACGTGGTTAGAAGTGGCGATCGCTGATAACGGAGTCGGTATTTCCAAAGAATTTCAGCAACGAATATTCGATCCCTTTTTCACCACCAAACCCATTGGCAAAGGAACTGGAATGGGTATGTCTATCAGCTACCAAATTATTACAGAAAAACATGGCGGCAAACTGGAGTGCTTCTCAAATCCTGGAGAAGGCACTGAGTTTATCATTCAAGTTCCTCTCCGGTCAAAGGTTCATGGAGTGATTTAACTTAATACTAAATACAAATTTGGAATTGCTAAATCATCTAGCTATTATTACGGTAGCCAATCAATAATCAAAAATATATTATACGTAAAATTGGTAGTTAAAACCAGTAGTCCTATTTGTTAAGGAACCTATGCAGATAAATCAGGTGATTGAAACCTACGATCAAGGTGCAGTGGATTATGACGCAATTATGAAGCGTTACTGGCACATTGAGCGCGAACCTCTAATTGCTTCTTTGCAGCTTAAGCCAGGACAAACCGTACTAGATGCTGCGGTAGGAACAGGTCTTAATCTTTCAGCCTACCCTGAAGGCGTGCATGTCGTCGGTGTTGATCTTTCTGAGAAGATGCTGAATGAAGCATGTAAAAAGCGTGTATCCGCAGACATCACCTTCAAGGTATCGGATATGTGCAATCTTGATTTTCCTGATAATAGCTTTGATGCAGCAGCGTCGGGATTTACCCTCTGTGTTGTTAATGATCCAGTTATTGCTCTTAAGGAAATTCTACGAGTTACTAAGCCTGGTGCATTTATTGCCATTCTCGATTATTGCAAATCGCAAGATCCAGAGTTTTATAAATGGCAAGAATTAATATTTGATGCCACTGCACAGCTAGGCTTCCCGACTGGCAAAATCAAGTGGAATGCATTGATGAATTATGACGAATTGATTTATAATAGCAAGCTTCCCATTGAAGTGCTTGTGGACGATCGCACAGACAATCCAAATCCATTTTTATGTAGTTGTCAATTACTGCTGAAAAACTCAAAAGCTTAAAGCCAACAGTATCGCAGCCTTGTAATTTTGTTTTGTAGAGAGGACTAAAGTCCTCACTACGAGATGCTATACGAACACAATCAGGACTAAAGTCCCGATTACGAACATTTTTAAAGGAAGATTGATTAGCTTGTAACCATATCACAAGTTATTTTTAAACAGTTCTAGAACATGTTTCCAAGCATCAGGAGCAGCTTCTGGGTTGTAACTTGGGTGCTGCTCTAAAAATGGGTACTTATCTTTGAAAAATCCGGCAAAGAATCCATGTCCTGCATCGTATCGAAATATCCGATGCTTTATTTGATGTTTCTTTAATTCTGCCTCAATTTGCTCGTTTTCTTCCTGGGAAACTAATGAATCTCTTGTACCAAAAAAGGCATAAATAGTACCTTTAATTTCTGGTAGTAGTGCATAGTAATGATTTAACTTCGTAAACTAGCGTTATAGTGATGAACAAAATACCAGACTGACCCGATATGATTGTCAAGTGATTTTGAGAATGACAATGTTTTACGTACTAAGCGTGAAACTCGTTGGCGTAAAGTGTTATTTAATCGTTCAATATAGCTTGTCTGACCACTATCCTTACCAACTGCACAATGCCGTTTACTAGGTAATACTTGTTTGTAAGCCTCCCAAAAATCTGTGTAACAAACTGCACATTGACGATACACTGGCGGAAGCGATCGCCATAATTGTTTTGCCGCTTGAGCGGAACGATCTCCAACATATACTCCGACAATTTCTCGTGTTTCAGAGTCGATGGCAAGCCATATCCACTGCTTATTCGCTTTTGACCCCACATAAGACCACATCTCATCAATCTGGATAACCAACCGACCTGGTTTTTTTTTAGTAACTTCAACAGATTTGCTAACTTGGTAATATTTCTGATTTACATAGTATTGTAACCAACGCAGTGAGACACCAGTAACGCGAGCGTTCGCCCTTGGCGTTGCCGAAGGCATCGCGGCCAATGATACCCGTTCAAGTAAGAGTTTATCTATTAACTCACGTGTTGAGTGGTTGATTGGTTGTCTGGTTGGGTTTTCAACAAACTGTCGTCCACAATTTTGGCATTTTAAACGTTGTTTTCCGTAGTGAGTACATCCGTTTTTAACAACGTTTTTCGAGTTGCATTTAGGGCAATGCATAGTTAATGTATTAAACGACACTTATTTAGTTTATCATTACTATGCACTACTACCTAATTTCTGAAGTACGATTAATAGTTGGAGTCTCTTCACCATAACTAGAAGTGGTAATTCCACCACCATAGAATGAAGCTGTGGCTTTGATATCGGGTAAAGTTGCAGCCATATAAGCAACATGACCGCCAAAACAGAAACCAATG
It includes:
- a CDS encoding ATP-binding cassette domain-containing protein — protein: MTFDLTIPRSAGESLNLTVSVGENLFILGANGTGKSSLMQRLYTTHHANARWISAHRQNWLSSNAMDLSPMQKQNYESNIRSIDTNLQSRWKDDYATQRTSIAIYDLIDAENVRARSIADAVDGNNIELAKTLSKKDAPIKQAHQ
- a CDS encoding class I SAM-dependent methyltransferase, with product MQINQVIETYDQGAVDYDAIMKRYWHIEREPLIASLQLKPGQTVLDAAVGTGLNLSAYPEGVHVVGVDLSEKMLNEACKKRVSADITFKVSDMCNLDFPDNSFDAAASGFTLCVVNDPVIALKEILRVTKPGAFIAILDYCKSQDPEFYKWQELIFDATAQLGFPTGKIKWNALMNYDELIYNSKLPIEVLVDDRTDNPNPFLCSCQLLLKNSKA
- a CDS encoding DUF1392 family protein, translating into MLAIVLFSTSDLSLYCCGIQWQGQEWVYAIVCCGKTLYLALGKFQTTNVLENFTVSTPAFELGNVVNINLSKQPIYTTLPTF
- a CDS encoding AAA family ATPase; translation: MNELLRLSNIPIEISVSESDQVVASKCDGIPYSIAELSDGERNALLIAANLLTVKNATLVLIDEPERHLHRSIISPLLTLLFSIRHDCAFIVSTHDVMLPLANPGARTLLIRGCTYAGSSVSGWDADLVPLETEIDDDLKKDILGARRKLLFIEGTERSLDKPLYSLVFPNVSVVAKSSCRDVEHAVSSIRDAGDLHWLHAFGIVDNDRRTEADINRLKEKGVYALSVFSVESIYYHPRVQHLVAQRYAVVTGDDAPTCLANAKTAAITAVQPHVQRLSERTAEKALREEIFRHLPRREQITDGQPINVSIDVVRFVTAERERLQDALDAGNLAEIISQYPVRETPALAKIAQELGFQDREQYEGAVRKLLMDDNEALTFVKSLFGTLESDIEAA
- a CDS encoding sensor histidine kinase; its protein translation is MKTHYSSKGKAFPLQIVLVVPFLIQIFAAVSLVGYLSFKNGQRAVNDLAEQLIDRTSEVVDEHLKSRLSIPQTLNQINADAIRRGILDVRVGGASRRHRKTLGKYFWDQMQAYDLTYIGIGLTTGEGLGAARYDGKTITIDDWTANPPNNTTNYATDNQGNRTQVNNRFTWNNFSEVWYTQSIAAGKPIWAKIYTANFPTGPYIAASASRPIYNAQNRLLGMIATDIHLLKLSDFLRTLDVSQSGQVFLLERDGMLVANSGTEKPFTLVNQKVQRLRAIESPNPMIQNIARHLQTFNGFESITKDTDFQLEVQGKRHFVNVAPWRDKYGLDWLVVVSVPENAFMAQINVNTGITIALCFSALVVASVMGVFTTHWIVRPILRLNWASEAMASGNLDQTVGTSRIQELNTLANSFNHMAGQLHESFTALEKSKEELEDRVEERTTELKNALEELQRTQSQVIQSEKMSSLGQLVAGVAHEINNPVNFIHGNLTHVQEYTQDLLALVQLYQQYNSNPASEIQIAAEDMDLEFLQEDLPKMLSSMKVGTDRIRQIVLSLRNFSRMDEAEFKRVDIHEGIDSTLMILQHRLKAKPEQPEIEVIKDYGNVPLIECYAGQLNQVFMNILVNAIDALEESNAKCTYQEINDNPSQIRLRTSVVNSTWLEVAIADNGVGISKEFQQRIFDPFFTTKPIGKGTGMGMSISYQIITEKHGGKLECFSNPGEGTEFIIQVPLRSKVHGVI
- a CDS encoding IS1 family transposase; its protein translation is MHCPKCNSKNVVKNGCTHYGKQRLKCQNCGRQFVENPTRQPINHSTRELIDKLLLERVSLAAMPSATPRANARVTGVSLRWLQYYVNQKYYQVSKSVEVTKKKPGRLVIQIDEMWSYVGSKANKQWIWLAIDSETREIVGVYVGDRSAQAAKQLWRSLPPVYRQCAVCYTDFWEAYKQVLPSKRHCAVGKDSGQTSYIERLNNTLRQRVSRLVRKTLSFSKSLDNHIGSVWYFVHHYNASLRS